Proteins co-encoded in one Ziziphus jujuba cultivar Dongzao chromosome 9, ASM3175591v1 genomic window:
- the LOC107426190 gene encoding acyl transferase 4 — translation MALSVTRTRQSLVRPWEKTPLTRLDLSVMDKIPVLRCMARTVHVYRYGNDEGAGCRVIREALSRALVPYYPLGGRLIQSAAELQVECCGQGVWLVEAYTSATLHSLNYLEHASSSSSSSSSIPYDYDDLLPPDHHHHFSESQSQLGNDEPLVQMQVTGFACGGLVMGLKFSHTICDGLGAAQFLKAVGELARGLEQPSIAPVWHRHFIASSTNSTGHCQNIDVVPNYSMIDHRLEQTNIDISIDNINKLKQEFEESTGGHRRRCSVFEIVAASFWRCRTQAILNQTNNNKQAQVMMMTLVFFANCRHLMEPPLPEGFYGNCFFPVVVKAPSEWLAGPSTSVVDVVKLVQEAKAKLPNQVAKYLNKRKQNNTTSTCTSITFNSHSDESDDHQGDIDDPFAPPLGYTTLFLSEWGRLGFNQVDFGWGSPLHIVPIQGSSFIPAGIMGCLPFPNKGVRLMTWCVDEAHRQPFIHHMIKLFP, via the exons ATGGCTTTGTCGGTGACAAGAACAAGGCAAAGCCTAGTTAGGCCGTGGGAGAAGACACCATTGACAAGGCTAGATCTGTCAGTAATGGATAAAATACCGGTGCTCCGATGCATGGCTCGAACGGTGCATGTGTACAGATATGGGAATGATGAGGGTGCAGGGTGCAGGGTGATAAGAGAAGCCTTGTCAAGGGCATTGGTTCCCTACTACCCTCTTGGCGGCCGGCTTATACAGTCTGCTGCCGAGCTGCAGGTTGAATGTTGCGGCCAGGGTGTGTGGCTTGTGGAGGCGTATACTAGCGCTACCCTTCATTCTCTCAATTACTTAGAacatgcttcttcttcttcttcttcttcttcttctatcccTTATGATTATGATGACCTTCTTCCtcctgatcatcatcatcatttttctGAATCCCAATCCCAATTAGGCAACGATGAACCCCTTGTGCAAATGCAG GTGACTGGATTTGCATGTGGTGGATTGGTTATGGGTCTGAAATTCTCTCACACCATATGTGATGGCCTGGGAGCTGCACAATTCCTAAAAGCTGTTGGGGAGTTGGCCAGAGGGCTCGAGCAGCCCAGCATAGCACCGGTCTGGCATCGACACTTCATTGCGTCTTCAACTAATTCAACCGGCCACTGCCAGAATATTGATGTTGTGCCAAATTACTCCATGATCGACCACCGGCTAGAGCAAACAAACATAGACATTTCCATTGACAACATCAATAAGCTGAAGCAGGAGTTTGAAGAATCAACAGGAGGACATAGACGACGTTGCTCTGTGTTTGAGATTGTTGCAGCCAGTTTTTGGAGGTGCAGGACCCAAGCAATACTAAACCAAACTAATAATAACAAGCAAGCTCAAGTCATGATGATGACGTTGGTTTTCTTTGCAAATTGCCGGCACCTGATGGAGCCTCCGTTGCCGGAAGGTTTCTACGGCAACTGTTTCTTTCCGGTGGTAGTAAAAGCGCCAAGCGAATGGCTTGCTGGGCCATCCACATCCGTCGTGGACGTGGTGAAACTGGTCCAAGAAGCCAAGGCTAAGCTTCCAAATCAAGTGGCCAAGTATTTGAACAAAAGGAAGCAGAATAATACTACTAGTACTTGTACTAGCATTACTTTTAATAGTCATAGTGATGAATCTGATGATCATCAGGGGGATATCGACGATCCCTTTGCGCCTCCCCTGGGTTACACCACGTTGTTTTTGTCGGAGTGGGGCCGGCTGGGATTCAACCAGGTTGACTTCGGGTGGGGCTCGCCACTGCACATCGTGCCAATCCAAGGGTCCAGCTTCATCCCCGCTGGCATCATGGGTTGCCTCCCTTTCCCAAACAAAGGTGTCCGTTTGATGACTTGGTGTGTGGACGAGGCTCATCGCCAACCCTTCATTCATCACATGATCAAACTATTTCCTTGa